From a region of the Mesomycoplasma ovipneumoniae ATCC 29419 genome:
- a CDS encoding phosphotransferase has translation MNFSVFPQNISALIKNPSLIYCGLHNCTFIAFYQGQKVQIRIAKNNFVDWQNEKNFIQNDPNFLFYQKGNYIKKWIEGQILDSENLDFYIEKLFTELSKFHQQNNQKITKFDWQIDEVNDEKYKKLVQKYQFDPQVICHNDLKFKNIIVSKTDLYFIDFEWIRYNDPYFDYVSLHLNLGVPADKIIEFFGLSTEKFSDFIYLYKIFTDFWNKKWYV, from the coding sequence ATGAATTTCAGCGTTTTTCCTCAAAATATTAGTGCATTGATAAAAAATCCAAGCTTAATTTATTGCGGTTTACATAATTGCACTTTTATTGCTTTTTATCAAGGTCAAAAAGTACAAATTCGAATAGCAAAAAATAATTTTGTTGATTGACAAAATGAGAAAAATTTCATTCAAAATGATCCAAATTTTCTTTTTTACCAAAAGGGAAATTACATTAAAAAATGGATTGAAGGACAAATTTTAGATTCAGAAAACTTAGACTTTTATATTGAAAAGTTATTCACTGAACTTTCAAAGTTTCACCAACAAAACAATCAAAAAATTACAAAATTTGATTGGCAAATTGACGAAGTTAATGATGAAAAATACAAAAAACTAGTTCAAAAATATCAATTTGATCCTCAAGTAATTTGTCATAACGATTTAAAGTTTAAAAATATTATCGTCTCTAAAACAGATCTTTATTTTATTGATTTTGAGTGAATTAGGTACAATGATCCTTATTTTGATTATGTTTCTTTGCATCTAAATTTAGGAGTTCCCGCTGATAAGATCATTGAATTTTTTGGTCTAAGCACTGAAAAATTCAGTGATTTTATATATTTATACAAGATTTTTACAGACTTTTGAAATAAAAAGTGGTATGTTTAG
- a CDS encoding endonuclease/exonuclease/phosphatase family protein, protein MKKAILFPLLFAGSAAAAGAGGYYIYSTSTGEQTGTGVIINKNSQTSPKKDLSATVDETPKQEQNQEKTPEPEKNVEKDLFASVEETQKQDQNQENNQEPEKNVEKDLPATVDETPKQDQNQDQNQDQNQDQNQEKTLEPERNVEEELSATVEETQKQEQNQEKTQEPEKNVEEEFPTSINKTENEKENQQNTQEPEKDLQKGNNQLIRVGFWNVKDYTNKINSKKQTNTAKTYAIANVINSSGSDVVGLAEITTTGDGADIVKELEKLNPTADWKQMTTSKYGKTNHEEKYTFLYKSSLLEMINFEENSNPYLIQDGIKLEKWTRPVAAVKFKTKTNIKNDFTLAIGHFDTAGPYKKSKKNRKEEPDSEAHKQGQQEAGEARDLANVLNEIDKKDGLNNEIIFMGDTNILAENTEKLFRSTLESYQLLLGKDEKTTLSSKKFGEYASSFDKIFYKGDLNTKNAQKYDLYSIFEKKIVDLEKYDEMRKQDKRDTKYKPGDPKDTKRITGISNHTMVYFDLELSESDTN, encoded by the coding sequence ATGAAAAAAGCTATTTTATTCCCACTTCTTTTTGCAGGATCGGCGGCAGCTGCTGGCGCTGGTGGATATTATATTTATAGTACATCTACCGGAGAACAAACTGGAACGGGAGTTATTATAAATAAAAATAGTCAAACATCGCCTAAAAAAGACTTGTCTGCTACAGTTGATGAGACTCCAAAACAAGAGCAAAATCAGGAAAAAACTCCAGAACCTGAAAAAAATGTAGAAAAAGACTTATTTGCTTCGGTTGAAGAAACTCAAAAGCAGGACCAAAATCAGGAAAATAACCAAGAACCTGAAAAAAATGTAGAAAAAGACTTGCCTGCTACAGTTGATGAGACTCCAAAGCAAGACCAAAATCAAGACCAAAATCAAGACCAAAATCAAGACCAAAATCAGGAAAAAACTCTAGAACCTGAAAGAAATGTAGAAGAAGAATTGTCTGCAACAGTTGAAGAAACTCAAAAACAAGAGCAAAATCAGGAAAAAACCCAAGAACCTGAAAAAAATGTAGAAGAAGAATTCCCAACCTCGATCAACAAGACTGAAAACGAAAAGGAAAATCAACAAAACACTCAAGAACCTGAAAAGGATTTGCAAAAAGGTAATAACCAATTAATTCGCGTAGGTTTTTGAAACGTTAAAGATTACACAAACAAAATAAATAGTAAAAAACAAACAAATACCGCCAAAACTTATGCTATTGCTAATGTTATAAATTCATCCGGAAGTGATGTTGTTGGTCTTGCCGAAATTACTACAACTGGTGATGGAGCTGATATTGTAAAGGAACTTGAAAAATTAAACCCCACCGCTGATTGAAAACAAATGACTACTAGCAAGTATGGAAAAACAAACCATGAAGAAAAATACACCTTTTTATACAAATCTTCGCTCCTTGAAATGATAAATTTTGAAGAAAATTCTAATCCATACTTAATTCAAGACGGTATAAAATTGGAGAAATGAACTCGACCGGTTGCTGCTGTTAAATTTAAAACTAAAACTAACATTAAAAATGATTTTACTTTAGCAATCGGCCATTTCGATACCGCGGGACCATATAAAAAATCTAAGAAAAATCGTAAGGAAGAGCCTGATTCTGAAGCTCACAAGCAAGGTCAACAAGAAGCAGGTGAAGCGCGTGATTTAGCTAATGTTTTAAATGAAATTGATAAAAAAGATGGCTTAAATAATGAAATAATCTTCATGGGTGACACAAATATTCTCGCTGAAAACACCGAAAAATTATTTAGGTCAACATTAGAATCATACCAATTGCTTCTTGGTAAAGACGAAAAAACAACCTTATCTTCTAAAAAATTTGGTGAATATGCAAGTTCTTTTGATAAAATTTTTTATAAAGGTGATTTAAATACAAAAAATGCACAAAAATACGACTTGTATTCAATTTTTGAGAAAAAAATAGTCGATTTAGAAAAATATGACGAAATGCGAAAGCAAGATAAGAGAGACACAAAGTATAAACCTGGTGATCCAAAAGATACAAAAAGGATTACAGGAATTTCAAACCATACAATGGTTTATTTTGACCTTGAATTAAGTGAATCTGACACAAACTAA
- a CDS encoding endonuclease/exonuclease/phosphatase family protein, which yields MKKSILFPLIFAGSAAAIGAAGYYIYSTSTGEQNGTGVIINKSETLPKSDLSTSNDEDQKQDQNQEKIQEPEKNVEKDSSSLSDETQKQEKNQQKSPEPEKNLQNNNIQSIRVGFWNVLNYTNKSKKNTNTAKTYALANVINSSGSDVVGLAEITSTGDGTDIIKELEKLNPSAGWKQITTDKYGKRNQQEKYTFLYKSSLLETINFEGKSNPYLIQDGKNLTWARPVAAIKFQTKTNIKNDFTLAIGHFDAPGVSKNRNEKADSDASGQGDQEANEARDLVNVLAEIDKKDGPNNEIIFMGDTNIRTENTDKLFKSTLESYRLLLDKDEKTSLSSKNFGEYANSYDKIFYKGDLKTKNAQKYNIFSIFEKNVVDLEKYDKMRKQDGRSTNYKTTNPKDINRIRGISDHTMVYFDLELSESDKN from the coding sequence ATGAAAAAATCTATTTTATTCCCGCTTATTTTTGCAGGATCGGCGGCCGCTATTGGTGCTGCTGGATATTATATTTATAGTACATCTACCGGAGAACAAAATGGAACGGGAGTTATTATAAATAAAAGTGAAACATTGCCTAAAAGTGACTTGTCTACTTCGAATGATGAGGATCAAAAGCAAGATCAAAATCAAGAAAAAATCCAAGAACCTGAAAAAAATGTAGAAAAAGACTCATCCTCATTAAGCGATGAAACTCAAAAGCAAGAGAAAAATCAACAAAAAAGCCCAGAACCTGAAAAAAATCTGCAAAATAATAATATCCAATCAATTCGTGTTGGTTTTTGAAACGTTTTAAATTACACAAATAAATCAAAAAAAAATACAAATACTGCCAAAACTTATGCTCTTGCCAATGTTATAAATTCATCCGGAAGTGATGTTGTTGGTCTTGCTGAAATTACTTCAACTGGTGATGGGACTGATATTATAAAAGAACTTGAAAAATTAAATCCCTCCGCTGGTTGAAAACAAATAACTACTGATAAGTATGGAAAGAGAAACCAACAAGAAAAGTACACTTTTTTATATAAGTCTTCGCTTCTTGAAACAATAAATTTTGAGGGAAAATCTAATCCATACTTAATTCAAGACGGCAAAAATTTGACATGAGCTCGACCAGTTGCGGCTATTAAATTTCAAACTAAAACCAATATTAAAAATGATTTTACATTAGCAATCGGGCATTTTGATGCGCCAGGTGTAAGTAAAAATCGTAACGAAAAGGCCGATTCTGATGCTTCTGGTCAAGGTGATCAAGAAGCAAATGAGGCTCGTGATTTAGTTAATGTTTTAGCTGAAATTGACAAAAAAGATGGACCAAACAATGAAATAATCTTCATGGGTGACACAAATATTCGCACTGAAAACACTGATAAATTATTTAAGTCAACATTAGAGTCATACCGTTTACTCCTTGATAAAGATGAAAAAACAAGTTTATCTTCTAAAAATTTTGGCGAATATGCAAATTCTTATGACAAAATTTTTTATAAAGGCGATTTAAAGACAAAAAATGCGCAAAAATACAACATATTCTCAATTTTTGAGAAAAATGTAGTCGATTTAGAAAAATATGACAAAATGCGTAAACAAGATGGCAGATCAACAAATTATAAAACTACCAACCCAAAAGATATAAATAGAATTAGGGGAATTTCAGATCATACAATGGTTTATTTTGACCTTGAATTAAGCGAATCTGACAAAAACTAA
- a CDS encoding 5'-3' exonuclease, producing MDKKILLIDGNWLAFKSFFAGYYGNQLVNSKGDMTFAIHIFFNTVFKLIKLVEPNNIYFAFDFGSTTSRHQSYPDYKKGRQKPPDSLFLQINIIKKILSLSGFFWSQDSEFEADDLIASMQKIIRNADPETEIFIFSSDQDLLQLVDEKTTIINKIKNDSINAVNLENFHQNFGINPEQIVDFKVLAGDSSDNIKIIDGLGVKGAIKLLEKYKNVDNILENIDKISAKLSKQIDEKRDKILFFKDFIRLNYGAKFNFDIFESLNIKICPDLLEILNELELKKVSDALIELSKRKIN from the coding sequence ATGGATAAAAAAATTTTGCTAATTGATGGAAATTGACTTGCTTTTAAGTCATTTTTTGCTGGCTACTACGGAAATCAGCTAGTTAATTCTAAAGGTGATATGACTTTTGCAATTCATATTTTCTTTAATACTGTTTTTAAATTAATTAAACTTGTTGAGCCAAACAATATTTATTTTGCATTTGATTTTGGCTCCACAACTAGTCGACACCAAAGCTATCCTGATTACAAAAAAGGTAGACAAAAACCGCCTGATTCTTTGTTTCTCCAAATAAATATAATCAAAAAAATCCTTAGTTTATCAGGATTTTTTTGATCACAAGACAGCGAATTTGAGGCTGATGATTTAATTGCATCTATGCAAAAAATAATAAGAAATGCCGATCCTGAAACAGAAATTTTCATTTTTAGTTCAGATCAAGATTTACTACAATTAGTTGATGAAAAAACAACTATTATTAATAAAATTAAAAATGACTCTATTAATGCAGTTAATTTGGAAAATTTTCACCAGAATTTTGGAATTAATCCTGAGCAAATCGTTGATTTTAAAGTTTTAGCAGGCGATAGTTCTGATAATATTAAGATAATTGATGGCCTAGGAGTAAAAGGTGCAATAAAATTACTAGAAAAATATAAAAATGTAGATAACATTTTAGAAAATATTGATAAAATTAGTGCAAAATTGTCAAAACAGATCGACGAAAAAAGGGACAAAATATTGTTTTTTAAAGATTTTATTAGATTAAATTATGGTGCTAAATTTAATTTTGATATTTTTGAGAGTTTAAATATCAAAATTTGTCCTGATTTACTAGAAATTTTAAACGAACTTGAGTTGAAAAAAGTTAGTGATGCTCTAATTGAATTATCTAAAAGGAAAATTAATTAA
- the dnaE gene encoding DNA polymerase III subunit alpha, with product MNLINLHTRSEYTFLSSTIKLDSLVDFALKNNLKTLVLTDFNTMFGVPKFYKLCKENGINPVIGLEIEIEKFHFILLAKNYQGYVFLSTISTKKTKNEDIFLSDLQNQDNIIIIDHPKKGFYCQKKVQLSTFLGQNSLKNYYIVENNPKISNAIYVQERNVLHASEKIYLEALYKIKGEVFDASQKLYDFDDWEVEIEPEIIKRTNGLVENIKIEFPKFGINLPNLDKTGQSDPDIILKNVLIEAINKKRAELENYNYSSRLKYEYKIISELKFSNYFLIIWDLLKWAKQNNILIGPGRGSASGSLIAYLLDITAVNPLKYNLIFERFLNPKRISMPDIDIDIQDTRRNEVIDYLFQKYGPEHCATIITFSTLAAKSIFRDISKGFGIPEVQINKNAKLISPNTTLAQLYQNTKSEFYKLIQKGDNFQGQDNSVIYKKIYEISVFLEGMPRQSSTHAAGIVLSKRQISELVPLHYSKENLNQIQYSAEFIEDFSLLKIDLLGLKNLTIVANILAEINKKGHNLQFNELPIYDKSANKLLSEGKTSGIFQLESPGMTASIIKIGVNSINDVVAVISLYRPGPIKQIPTYATNKKSRNWPKYFPEYDKILESTFGVIIYQEQIMEICQVVAGFDLAQADIIRVAISKKDESKLEQIKKHFLEGGAKLGRDPKLVAEIYDKIYEFADYGFNKAHAVAYANLAYKMAYLKAKFPLYFFAELISNENGAQANIKKYVQEAKNFGIQILQPNINFSSHKATYSEQNNRIYLPLLMIKGLGAIAIKSIVEEREKNGKYKSFLDFIRRMKIINFSKVAIEKLIYANSLKEFANQETLAHNLDLLWNHATLVLTDKDGNLVALENNSETESNLLEKLPYDEEENYKNEIKYLGMSFIEKKQAPIVAGQIPLKDLRPTNEYLLDLELKNVKEYVAKNGFTFYYLTLTDGETTIKAYSNNPDYLSLELGKKYKFKLFLSDKGKYKIIK from the coding sequence ATGAATCTAATAAATTTACACACAAGAAGCGAATATACATTTTTATCATCAACAATCAAATTAGACTCTTTAGTTGATTTTGCACTAAAAAATAATCTAAAAACATTAGTTTTAACTGATTTTAACACAATGTTTGGGGTTCCAAAGTTTTACAAATTATGTAAAGAAAACGGGATTAATCCTGTAATTGGTCTTGAAATTGAAATTGAAAAATTTCATTTTATTTTGCTTGCAAAAAACTATCAAGGCTATGTTTTTTTGTCGACAATCTCAACCAAAAAAACAAAAAATGAGGACATTTTTCTCAGTGACTTACAAAATCAAGACAATATAATTATTATTGACCACCCCAAAAAAGGGTTTTACTGTCAAAAAAAGGTGCAACTGTCAACCTTTTTAGGACAAAACAGTTTAAAAAACTACTATATTGTCGAAAATAATCCCAAAATTAGCAATGCAATTTATGTCCAAGAACGAAATGTACTTCATGCATCAGAGAAAATTTATTTAGAAGCGCTTTACAAAATCAAAGGCGAAGTTTTTGATGCTAGCCAAAAATTGTACGATTTTGATGACTGAGAAGTTGAAATTGAACCTGAAATTATCAAGAGAACCAACGGACTTGTTGAAAATATTAAAATTGAATTTCCTAAATTTGGCATTAATTTGCCAAATTTAGACAAAACAGGCCAAAGTGATCCTGATATTATTTTAAAAAATGTTCTAATTGAAGCAATAAACAAAAAAAGAGCTGAGCTTGAAAATTACAACTACTCCTCAAGGTTAAAATATGAATATAAAATAATTTCTGAACTAAAATTCAGTAACTATTTTTTGATAATTTGGGATTTACTTAAATGAGCCAAACAAAATAATATTCTAATTGGGCCAGGTAGAGGTTCGGCTTCTGGATCGCTGATTGCTTATTTATTAGATATTACCGCCGTTAATCCTTTAAAATACAACCTAATTTTTGAAAGGTTTTTGAATCCTAAACGAATATCAATGCCCGATATTGATATTGATATTCAAGATACCCGTCGAAATGAGGTAATTGACTATCTTTTTCAAAAATACGGTCCAGAACATTGTGCGACAATTATCACTTTTTCGACACTTGCGGCAAAAAGTATTTTTCGTGATATTTCAAAAGGTTTTGGTATTCCTGAGGTTCAAATTAATAAAAATGCTAAATTAATTAGCCCAAATACGACACTAGCTCAACTTTATCAAAATACTAAGTCCGAATTTTATAAACTAATCCAAAAAGGTGACAATTTTCAAGGTCAAGACAACAGCGTTATTTACAAAAAAATCTATGAAATCAGTGTCTTTTTGGAAGGAATGCCCCGTCAGTCCTCAACTCATGCAGCCGGAATTGTGCTTTCAAAAAGACAAATTTCTGAGCTAGTTCCGCTTCATTATTCAAAGGAAAATCTTAATCAGATTCAGTATTCTGCTGAATTTATTGAAGATTTTTCACTTTTGAAAATTGACCTTTTAGGTCTCAAAAATTTGACTATTGTGGCAAATATTCTTGCCGAAATTAATAAAAAAGGTCACAATTTACAATTTAATGAACTTCCGATCTATGATAAAAGTGCAAATAAACTTTTATCTGAAGGAAAAACAAGCGGGATTTTCCAACTTGAGTCGCCTGGAATGACAGCAAGTATTATAAAAATCGGTGTAAATTCAATTAATGATGTTGTTGCGGTAATTTCACTTTATCGACCTGGACCAATTAAGCAAATTCCGACCTACGCAACAAACAAAAAAAGTAGAAATTGACCTAAATATTTTCCTGAATATGACAAAATTCTTGAGTCAACTTTTGGAGTTATTATTTACCAAGAGCAAATTATGGAAATTTGCCAAGTTGTTGCAGGTTTTGATTTGGCTCAGGCGGATATAATTCGTGTTGCTATTTCCAAAAAAGATGAATCAAAACTGGAACAAATTAAGAAACATTTCCTTGAAGGAGGCGCTAAATTAGGGCGTGATCCTAAATTAGTCGCTGAAATTTATGATAAAATTTATGAATTTGCTGACTATGGTTTTAATAAAGCCCACGCGGTTGCTTATGCAAATTTAGCCTATAAAATGGCTTATTTAAAAGCTAAATTTCCCCTTTATTTTTTTGCCGAGCTTATTTCAAATGAAAACGGAGCTCAGGCAAATATTAAAAAATATGTTCAAGAAGCAAAAAATTTTGGCATTCAGATTTTACAGCCAAATATTAACTTTTCGTCCCACAAGGCGACTTATTCTGAACAAAATAACAGGATTTACCTCCCACTTTTAATGATAAAAGGTCTTGGAGCAATTGCGATTAAATCAATTGTTGAAGAACGTGAAAAAAATGGAAAATATAAGTCTTTCCTTGATTTTATAAGACGAATGAAAATAATTAATTTTTCAAAAGTTGCAATTGAAAAATTAATTTATGCAAATTCACTAAAAGAATTTGCAAATCAAGAAACTTTAGCTCATAATTTAGATTTACTTTGAAATCATGCTACTTTAGTCTTAACTGATAAAGATGGAAATTTGGTCGCCCTTGAAAATAACAGCGAAACTGAGTCAAATTTGCTTGAAAAACTACCTTATGATGAAGAAGAAAACTACAAAAATGAAATAAAATATCTCGGGATGTCTTTTATTGAAAAAAAGCAGGCTCCGATTGTTGCAGGTCAAATTCCACTTAAAGATTTAAGACCTACTAATGAATATTTATTAGATCTTGAGTTAAAAAATGTAAAGGAATATGTTGCAAAGAATGGTTTTACATTTTATTATCTAACTCTAACAGATGGTGAAACGACAATCAAAGCCTATTCAAACAATCCAGATTATTTATCACTTGAATTAGGAAAAAAGTATAAATTTAAATTGTTTCTATCAGATAAGGGAAAATATAAAATAATAAAATAA
- a CDS encoding DDE-type integrase/transposase/recombinase, with protein MFQKHYEFLGLKSIAYKKQGKPAPKEKKFTRIWTEDHIKGEFSSENFGEKWFADIKFIKINNEWFYLHSIIETKSNYLLNFSISKTRFSEETINLVKQTIKKYNIKPKFFHSDHGVEYANYKFANFLKQNNIQQSMSPKGNALANRPIEYFYAVFQRELLNIEGENFENVAIAYQKISEFIDWYNYERPQSCLSYKNSKLLYEVNYLSKFFKMNMLEKINKSGAIKIIGKKLIVWDFSTYLMFVS; from the coding sequence GTGTTTCAAAAACACTACGAATTTTTAGGATTAAAATCAATTGCTTATAAAAAGCAAGGAAAACCGGCACCAAAAGAGAAAAAGTTTACACGAATTTGGACTGAAGATCATATCAAAGGTGAATTTAGCTCAGAAAATTTTGGTGAAAAATGATTTGCTGATATTAAATTTATCAAAATTAACAACGAATGATTTTACCTACACTCAATTATTGAAACAAAATCCAATTACTTGCTCAATTTTTCGATTTCTAAAACAAGATTTTCAGAAGAAACTATAAACTTAGTAAAACAAACAATCAAAAAGTATAATATTAAACCAAAATTTTTCCATTCAGATCATGGCGTGGAATATGCGAACTACAAATTTGCTAATTTTTTAAAACAAAACAATATCCAACAATCAATGTCACCAAAAGGCAATGCCCTTGCAAACAGACCTATTGAATATTTTTATGCAGTTTTTCAACGAGAATTGCTTAATATTGAGGGCGAAAATTTTGAAAATGTAGCTATTGCTTATCAAAAAATAAGTGAATTTATTGATTGGTATAACTATGAAAGGCCTCAAAGTTGCTTATCATATAAAAACTCCAAGCTATTATATGAGGTAAATTATTTGTCCAAATTTTTTAAAATGAACATGCTAGAAAAAATTAACAAAAGTGGTGCAATCAAAATCATAGGTAAAAAACTAATTGTCTGAGATTTTTCTACTTATTTAATGTTTGTAAGTTAA
- a CDS encoding DDE-type integrase/transposase/recombinase, producing the protein MFQKHYEFLGLKSIAYKKQGKPAPKEKKFTRIWTEDHIKGEFSSENFGEKWFADIKFIKINNEWFYLHSIIETKSNYLLNFSISKTRFSEETINLVKQTIKKYNIKPKFFHSDHGVEYANYKFANFLKQNNIQQSMSPKGYALANRPIEYFYAVFQRELLNIEGENFENVAIAYQKISEFIDWYNYERPQSCLSYKNSKLLYEVNYLSKFFKMNMLEKINKSGAIKIIGKKLIVWDFSTYLILGQAFFFFFCKRLILK; encoded by the coding sequence GTGTTTCAAAAACACTACGAATTTTTAGGATTAAAATCAATTGCTTATAAAAAGCAAGGAAAACCGGCACCAAAAGAGAAAAAGTTTACACGAATTTGGACTGAAGATCATATCAAAGGTGAATTTAGCTCAGAAAATTTTGGTGAAAAATGATTTGCTGATATTAAATTTATCAAAATTAACAACGAATGATTTTACCTACACTCAATTATTGAAACAAAATCCAATTACTTGCTCAATTTTTCGATTTCTAAAACAAGATTTTCAGAAGAAACTATAAACTTAGTAAAACAAACAATCAAAAAGTATAATATTAAACCAAAATTTTTCCATTCAGATCATGGAGTGGAATATGCGAACTACAAATTTGCTAATTTTTTAAAGCAAAACAATATCCAACAATCAATGTCACCAAAAGGTTATGCCCTTGCAAACCGGCCTATTGAATATTTTTATGCAGTTTTTCAACGCGAATTGCTTAATATTGAGGGCGAAAATTTTGAAAATGTAGCTATTGCTTATCAAAAAATAAGTGAATTTATTGATTGGTATAACTATGAAAGGCCTCAAAGTTGCTTATCATATAAAAACTCCAAGCTATTATATGAGGTAAATTATTTGTCCAAATTTTTTAAAATGAACATGCTAGAAAAAATTAACAAAAGTGGTGCAATCAAAATCATAGGTAAAAAACTAATTGTCTGAGATTTTTCTACTTATTTAATTTTAGGCCAAGCATTTTTTTTTTTTTTTTGCAAAAGGTTGATTTTAAAATAA
- a CDS encoding tRNA (cytidine(34)-2'-O)-methyltransferase, which yields MINIVLFQPEIGPNTGNIIRSCFVLNMKLHIIKPIAFDLDPKHLKRPAAGILLSEIQHEIHSDWQNFEKKYSTKNLYFITRYGQKVYSQIDFKTEFKNNNSEIFLIFGRESTGIPIEILKSNKEKCLRIPMSPHARSLNLANSVVIVAYEIYRQLDFSGLSCFEVQKGKNYLD from the coding sequence ATGATTAACATTGTGCTATTTCAGCCCGAAATAGGCCCAAATACAGGCAATATTATCCGTTCTTGCTTTGTTTTAAATATGAAACTGCATATAATAAAGCCTATTGCATTTGATCTAGATCCAAAACACTTAAAAAGGCCAGCGGCTGGAATTCTTTTGTCTGAAATTCAACATGAAATTCACAGTGACTGACAAAATTTTGAAAAAAAATATAGCACAAAAAATCTTTATTTTATAACTCGTTATGGCCAAAAAGTTTATTCGCAAATAGATTTTAAAACCGAATTTAAGAATAATAATAGCGAGATTTTCCTCATTTTTGGTAGAGAATCAACTGGAATTCCAATTGAAATTCTGAAATCAAACAAGGAAAAATGCCTACGAATTCCAATGTCACCTCATGCTAGATCGCTCAATTTAGCAAATTCTGTTGTTATTGTTGCATACGAAATTTATCGCCAACTTGATTTTAGCGGACTGTCTTGCTTTGAGGTTCAAAAAGGTAAAAATTATCTTGACTAA
- the gltX gene encoding glutamate--tRNA ligase: MKIRTRYAPSPTGFLHIGGARTALINYLFAKHHGGDFILRIEDTDTQRNIKDGERSQIENLEWLGIFPDEKPGTVSEYGPYRQSEKIQRYQKLAQELVQKGFAYYAFDNASELEEQKKEQEKQGIFSFRYDKNWLKISETEKQKRLENNEFVIRFAVDKNKNYCWNDLVRGKICFEGSAISDWVIIKSDGFPTYNFAVVVDDYDMKITHIFRGEEHISNTPKQIALYEAFSFEKPEFGHLTIITDKNGKKLSKRDSSLFQFIEDYKNQGYHSHAVFNFLALLGWTSADSREFFEHDELIKAFDFKRLSKAPSYFDTEKLNWFSKSYISKMETDQILPHLNLETNSEWNRFFVETFQKSAVKYSDFFENLDFFTKPQDSMSQKIIDLLEQSNHQPIQLFSQKIDYDDWQFSKIENLIKEIGQTLKIKGKNLLLPLRLATTWAESGPELARAIWLLGPQIIQKRLKKWK, encoded by the coding sequence ATGAAAATTAGAACACGCTACGCCCCTTCACCAACTGGATTTTTGCACATTGGTGGAGCTCGGACTGCGCTTATTAATTATCTTTTTGCAAAACATCACGGTGGCGATTTTATTTTACGAATCGAAGACACTGACACCCAAAGAAATATCAAAGACGGTGAGCGCTCGCAGATTGAAAATTTAGAATGGCTCGGAATTTTTCCAGATGAAAAACCTGGAACAGTTTCAGAATATGGACCATACCGTCAGTCAGAAAAAATTCAGCGCTATCAAAAATTAGCCCAAGAACTGGTTCAAAAAGGTTTTGCATATTATGCTTTTGACAATGCCAGTGAACTTGAAGAGCAAAAAAAAGAGCAAGAAAAACAAGGTATTTTTAGTTTTCGCTATGACAAAAACTGACTTAAAATTTCTGAGACTGAAAAGCAAAAACGTCTAGAAAATAACGAGTTTGTTATTAGATTTGCTGTTGATAAAAACAAAAATTATTGCTGAAATGATTTAGTTCGCGGAAAAATTTGCTTTGAAGGTTCTGCCATTAGCGATTGAGTTATTATAAAATCTGACGGATTTCCAACATATAATTTTGCTGTTGTTGTTGATGATTATGACATGAAAATCACTCATATTTTCCGTGGAGAAGAGCATATTTCAAACACTCCAAAACAAATTGCGCTTTATGAGGCTTTTTCATTTGAAAAACCAGAATTTGGTCACCTTACAATAATTACCGATAAAAATGGTAAAAAACTGTCAAAAAGAGACTCATCACTTTTCCAATTTATCGAGGACTATAAAAATCAAGGTTATCATAGTCATGCTGTTTTTAATTTTTTAGCACTTTTAGGTTGAACTAGCGCTGATTCTCGCGAATTTTTTGAGCACGATGAATTAATTAAAGCCTTTGATTTTAAGAGACTTTCAAAAGCACCTTCATATTTTGACACTGAAAAATTAAACTGGTTTTCAAAATCTTACATTTCAAAAATGGAAACAGACCAAATTTTACCGCATTTAAATCTTGAGACAAACTCTGAATGAAATCGCTTTTTTGTTGAAACATTTCAAAAAAGTGCTGTAAAATACAGCGACTTTTTTGAAAATCTAGATTTTTTCACAAAGCCCCAAGACTCAATGAGCCAAAAAATAATCGATTTGCTTGAGCAATCAAATCACCAACCAATTCAACTTTTTTCACAAAAAATTGACTATGATGACTGGCAATTTTCAAAAATTGAAAATTTAATTAAGGAAATTGGCCAAACCTTAAAAATAAAAGGTAAAAATTTACTGTTGCCTTTACGACTGGCAACAACATGAGCTGAATCTGGTCCTGAATTAGCAAGGGCAATTTGACTTTTAGGTCCGCAAATAATTCAAAAAAGGCTTAAAAAATGAAAGTAA